A genome region from Megalobrama amblycephala isolate DHTTF-2021 linkage group LG18, ASM1881202v1, whole genome shotgun sequence includes the following:
- the LOC125253579 gene encoding claudin-like protein ZF-A89 yields the protein MASAGLQILATALAVIGWLGDIIICALPMWKVTAFIGTNIVTAQIFWEGLWMNCVQQSTGQMQCKVYDSMLALPQDLQAARALVIISILVTFLGVLLAVAGGKCTNCIDDRDAKAKVGVAAGVFFLVGGILCLIPVCWCAHTVIRDFYNPVLSEAQKRELGASLFIGWGASRQILAVCLAVLGLCGTILVCALPMWKVTAFVGANIITAQVFWEGLWMNCVLQSTSHMQCKAYDSVLALTKDLQAARALICASIAVSVVAVGLSVVGANCTNFYREERLKKANLGIAAGAVYIVAGVTCLVAVSWSAYVIIVDFYNPLAEAGRKGELGASIYVGWVAGVLLIVGGGLFISTYSSRC from the exons ATGGCATCTGCTGGACTTCAGATTTTGGCCACTGCCCTCGCGGTTATTGGCTggttgggagatatcattatcTGCGCGCTCCCCATGTGGAAGGTGACGGCGTTTATTGGCACTAACATCGTGACCGCGCAGATCTTCTGGGAAGGCCTCTGGATGAACTGCGTGCAGCAGAGCACAGGTCAGATGCAGTGCAAGGTCTACGACTCCATGCTGGCGCTACCGCAAGATCTCCAGGCCGCTCGTGCTCTTGTTATCATCTCCATCCTCGTGACCTTCCTGGGAGTTCTTCTGGCCGTCGCTGGAGGCAAGTGCACCAACTGCATTGACGACCGGGACGCCAAGGCCAAAGTAGGGGTCGCGGCCGGGGTGTTCTTCCTGGTGGGCGGTATTCTCTGTCTGATCCCGGTCTGCTGGTGCGCGCACACCGTCATCCGAGACTTCTACAACCCCGTCCTGTCTGAGGCTCAGAAGCGGGAGCTGGGAGCGTCGCTGTTCATCGGATGGGGCGC GAGTCGACAGATCTTGGCTGTATGTCTGGCTGTTTTAGGCCTATGTGGTACTATTCTAGTATGTGCATTGCCTATGTGGAAAGTGACAGCCTTCGTGGGAGCAAACATCATTACAGCGCAGGTTTTCTGGGAAGGCTTGTGGATGAACTGTGTCCTGCAGAGCACCAGCCACATGCAGTGCAAAGCGTATGACTCTGTTCTGGCTCTGACTAAGGATCTCCAGGCAGCTCGAGCTTTGATTTGTGCTTCTATCGCTGTCAGTGTGGTTGCTGTTGGACTGTCGGTTGTTGGGGCCAATTGCACCAACTTCTACAGAGAAGAGCGGCTTAAAAAGGCCAACCTTGGAATAGCAGCTGGTGCAGTCTATATAGTTGCAGGTGTAACCTGCCTTGTTGCTGTCAGCTGGTCAGCATATGTCATTATTGTGGACTTCTATAATCCTCTAGCAGAAGCGGGGAGGAAAGGAGAGCTAGGAGCTTCCATCTATGTCGGATGGGTGGCCGGTGTTCTGCTAATCGTAGGTGGTGGGCTGTTCATCAGCACATACTCCAGCAGATGCTGA
- the LOC125253007 gene encoding claudin-4-like, which translates to MVSAGRQILGICLAMIGFLGSIVICGLPNWKVTAFIGANIVTSQTIWEGLWMNCVVQSTGQMQCKVYDSLLALPQDLQGARALVIIAIIAGVFGILLCLVGGKCTNFVEDEASKAKVAIASGVIFIIAGILVLIPVCWTANTIIRDFYNPLLVDSQRRELGESLYIGWASAGLLFLGGGLLCSSCPPSEDVPHNVKYSQARSVDSSKAYV; encoded by the coding sequence ATGGTGTCCGCAGGACGTCAAATCTTGGGCATCTGCCTGGCTATGATCGGCTTCTTGGGAAGCATCGTCATCTGTGGCTTGCCCAACTGGAAGGTGACAGCATTCATCGGAGCCAACATTGTGACCTCGCAGACCATTTGGGAAGGTTTATGGATGAACTGTGTGGTTCAGAGCACAGGACAGATGCAGTGTAAGGTCTATGATTCTCTGCTGGCACTTCCTCAAGATCTGCAGGGCGCCAGAGCCTTGGTGATCATCGCCATCATCGCTGGGGTGTTTGGAATCCTCCTGTGCCTCGTGGGAGGAAAGTGCACCAACTTCGTGGAAGACGAGGCGTCTAAAGCAAAGGTTGCTATCGCCAGTGGCGTCATCTTCATCATCGCTGGAATTCTTGTCCTCATTCCCGTCTGCTGGACTGCGAATACCATAATCAGGGACTTCTACAACCCtttgttggtggacagccagaggAGGGAGCTCGGGGAATCACTTTACATTGGCTGGGCTTCAGCCGGCTTGCTTTTCCTGGGTGGAGGTCTCCTCTGCAGCTCTTGCCCACCAAGTGAGGATGTTCCCCACAATGTGAAGTATTCTCAAGCCAGATCTGTGGACAGCAGCAAAGCTTATGTATAA
- the LOC125253006 gene encoding claudin-4-like — protein sequence MASLGMHMLASALALLGWTGALLSCIMPMWRVTAFIGTTIVTSETMWEGIWMSCVIQSTGQMQCKPYESTLALSSDLQAARALTVMSILLGAVGLVLAFIGGKCTIFMGGSKRSKARIATAAGVTLIVAGILCIIPVSWSAGIVVQTFYNPLMTDSQRREIGGAIYVGWGASVILMLGGGMLCTTICKDKTEDDSGPSVKYLIVRSSQAGSSRAGSQRMRPISVRSMQSATPSVRSQWSQKVPMNQGRPPSTDSHQSKPSTTKSQLARAESMPESEQDKGAWTKSQLIDDGLDQMLVPSEPSETPEDAPKTYI from the coding sequence ATGGCTTCCCTTGGCATGCACATGCTGGCGAGTGCCTTGGCCTTACTGGGATGGACTGGAGCCCTCCTGTCCTGCATCATGCCAATGTGGCGTGTGACAGCCTTCATTGGAACCACCATTGTCACCTCAGAGACCATGTGGGAGGGCATTTGGATGAGCTGCGTGATACAAAGCACAGGCCAAATGCAGTGCAAACCGTACGAGTCCACGCTCGCATTAAGCTCAGATCTGCAGGCCGCTCGGGCTCTCACGGTCATGTCCATCCTTTTAGGAGCGGTGGGCCTTGTTTTGGCCTTCATCGGAGGAAAGTGCACCATCTTCATGGGCGGTTCCAAAAGATCCAAAGCCAGAATTGCAACAGCGGCCGGTGTGACGTTGATCGTCGCTGGAATTCTCTGCATTATCCCTGTCTCCTGGTCAGCTGGCATTGTGGTACAAACGTTTTACAATCCCCTGATGACCGATTCGCAGCGCAGGGAGATTGGCGGTGCCATTTATGTTGGTTGGGGTGCATCTGTCATCCTCATGTTGGGTGGAGGAATGTTGTGCACCACCATCTGCAAAGACAAAACAGAGGATGACAGCGGTCCTTCAGTGAAGTACCTGATCGTGCGCTCGTCGCAGGCAGGGTCCAGCAGGGCGGGCTCGCAGAGGATGCGCCCCATCTCTGTGAGGTCGATGCAGAGTGCCACTCCATCTGTGAGGTCCCAATGGAGTCAGAAAGTTCCAATGAATCAGGGTAGACCTCCCTCCACAGACTCCCACCAGAGCAAGCCATCAACTACAAAGTCCCAGCTTGCCAGAGCCGAATCGATGCCAGAGTCTGAGCAGGACAAGGGGGCGTGGACAAAGTCCCAGCTGATTGATGATGGTTTGGATCAAATGCTGGTCCCCTCTGAACCTAGTGAGACACCTGAAGATGCTCCAAAGACATACATTTGA